CTACAGGGAAGACATAAAACAGGTCAAGTGTCTCTACATACACCAGGGCAAAATCAAAGTCTGATGCCTTGTAAGCTTCTCTAAGCATAAGCCGCCGATTTGTTTTTGTTCGCCGATTATCTACAACATAATTGCTAGAAGGTTCATCAAACCATGCATACTTGACTTGAATTTTAATTAGAGTTCCTTCAACATCAAACGCTAAATCGTAAGGAAGCCTATCGCCAACAGGTTTTAAAACTCCCCAACCACGCTTCAAGGCATGAAGAACGGCAGCTTGTTCTGCTATGTCTCCTTTAAGCTTTGTATCCATCTGCCACCACAAGGAATATAGGA
The sequence above is a segment of the Mastigocladopsis repens PCC 10914 genome. Coding sequences within it:
- a CDS encoding group I intron-associated PD-(D/E)XK endonuclease, which translates into the protein MDTKLKGDIAEQAAVLHALKRGWGVLKPVGDRLPYDLAFDVEGTLIKIQVKYAWFDEPSSNYVVDNRRTKTNRRLMLREAYKASDFDFALVYVETLDLFYVFPVDVFIGYGSEIHLVEAEKRQRKPRSAKYRDAWDFILEAAVCKKNFVPPPVGVLEAGF